A single Drechmeria coniospora strain ARSEF 6962 chromosome 03, whole genome shotgun sequence DNA region contains:
- a CDS encoding leucyl-tRNA synthetase: MRLLHARQLGCRSVASPRTAPPLAQPSMALGLAFGWTTRRAALTATARCPPRARRWYAVDLKALDRKWRPTWQHPAGRRDGDPNDGPEEDKFVLPMFPYPSGSLHLGHLRVYTIADVVARYHKLKGRNVLLPMGWDAFGLPAENAALERGIRPAEWTTSNISRMKEQMDLMNGSWAWDREITTCDADFYKHTQKLFLMLHERGLAYQAEAEVNYDPVDKTVLANEQVDANGCSWRSGAKVEKKKLKQWFFRISEFREALLEDLDVLARDNDWPEHVISQQRNWLGKSTGALVKFPILSFGADVGAGIQVFTTRPDTLFGVQYIALSASHPVVARLAQGDPELQAFLDTLPGLPPDSKVGYVLPHIRAINPLAYHDSTPEATKASLPVYVAPYVVGDYGEGAVMGVPGHDVRDHSFWKTHQADEPVRVVLAASEDESTTAFANEPFVHHGVMTEHSGLFKGKSSHDAGRMIVGILEASELAKPVERWRLRDWLISRQRYWGTPIPMVHCDGCGAVPVPDDQLPVELPRIDEHWAAGGTGNALESSPTFVETACPKCGGPARRDTDTMDTFVDSSWYYARFADPRNPDHLFSPQAGRHLPVDIYIGGIEHAILHLLYARFIYKFLASTQLLPQYSDDSAAAAAPEPFKRLITQGMVHGKTYINADDGKFLRPDEVDLSDPSTPRVVATGAPATVAYEKMSKSKHNGVDPSEFISKYGADPTRAHMLFQAPVGDTLNWDDSKIAGVTRWLQRLHDQVAAVASSPGSTEAKAYLEAKAEEASSMEGEQLRRWDAEVGLWRDVQRTIRSVTGSYDAIYSLNTVVSDLMSLTNALVQHGEAGDVIKRQAAGVLVTLLAPITPAFAEECWSLLRPSTGSIFATASFPVEDGTLSTGLLQPRQRSCAVQVNGKMRAVVELPPTPPGLEGDALRDWMTAAILETDVGKERFSEGGRYDLSKAKRAIPVRGGKVMNFVMPEVDS, from the exons ATGCGGCTGCTCCACGCAAGGCAACTGGGCTGCAGGTCCGTCGCCTCGCCACGCACTGCTCCCCCCCTCGCCCAGCCGTCCATGGCCCTAGGGCTTGCCTTTggatggacgacgagaagagcggcgttgacggcgacggctcgctGTCCGCCTCGCGCTCGGCGATGGTATGCCGTCGACCTCAAGGCCTTGGACAGAAAGTGGCGGCCAACATGGCAGCACCCTGCCGGCCGGCGAGACGGTGACCCGAACGACGGCCCCGAGGAGGACAAGTTTGTCCTGCCCATGTTCCCCTACCCCTCCGGCAgtctccatctcggccaccTGCGCGTCTACaccatcgccgacgtcgtcgcacGATACCACAAGCTGAAGGGCCGCAATGTCCTGCTGCCCATGGGTTGGGACGCGTTTGGTCTGCCGGCCGAGAACGCGGCGCTCGAGCGTGGCATTCGGCCCGCCGAATGGACGACGAGCAACATTTCCAGAATGAAGGAGCAGATGGACCTCATGAACGGAAGCTGGGCGTGGGATCGC GAAATCACGACGTGTGATGCCGACTTCTACAAGCACACCCAGAAGCTCTTCCTGATGCTGCATGAGCGTGGGCTGGCCTAccaagccgaagccgaggtcAACTACGATCCGGTCGATAAGACGGTGCTCGCAAACGAGCAGGTCGACGCCAACGGCTGCTCGTGGCGCTCCGGGGCCAAggtggagaagaagaagctcaAGCAGTGGTTCTTCCGCATTTCCGAGTTCCGGGAGGCTCtcctcgaggacctcgacgtgctcgccCGAGACAACGACTGGCCGGAGCACGTCATCTCGCAGCAGAGGAACTGGCTCGGCAAGTCGACCGGTGCCCTCGTCAAGTTTCCCATACTGAGCTtcggtgccgacgtcggcgccggcatccaAGTCTTCACGACACGGCCGGACACGCTCTTCGGCGTCCAGTACATCGCCCTGTCGGCCTCGcaccccgtcgtcgcccgcctAGCCCAGGGTGACCCTGAACTGCAGGCTTTCCTCGACACCCTGCCGGGCCTGCCGCCGGACTCCAAGGTCGGCTACGTGCTGCCGCACATCAGGGCCATCAACCCTCTTGCCTACCACGACAGCACCCCCGAGGCGACCAAGGCCTCTCTGCCCGTCTACGTCGCGCcctacgtcgtcggcgactaCGGCGAAGGCGCCGTCATGGGCGTGCCGGGCCATGACGTACGCGACCACAGCTTCTGGAAGACGCATCAGGCGGACGAGCCGGTCCGGGTCGTGCTGGCGGCCTCGGAggacgagtcgacgacggcctttgCGAACGAGCCCTTTGTCCACCACGGCGTCATGACGGAGCATAGCGGTCTGTTCAAGGGAAAGTCGTCGCACGATGCCGGCCGGATgatcgtcggcatcctcgaggcCTCGGAGTTGGCCAAGCCCGTGGAGAGGTGGCGTCTTCGCGACTGGCTCATCAGCCGCCAGAGGTACTGGGGCACGCCGATTCCCATGGTTCACTGCGACGGCTGCGGTGCCGTTCCCGTGCCGGACGACCAGCTGCCCGTGGAGCTGCCTCGGATCGACGAGCACTGGGCCGCGGGCGGGACGGGAAACGCGCtcgagtcgtcgccgacTTTTGTCGAGACGGCATGCCCCAAGTGCGGCGGACCGGCTCGCAGAGACACCGACACGATGGATACTTTTGTCGACTCGAGCTGGTACTATGCCCGATTCGCCGACCCGCGGAATCCCGACCATCTCTTCTCTCCCCAAGCCGGCCGGCATCTCCCCGTCGACATTTACATTGGCGGCATCGAGCATGCCATCCTCCACCTGCTCTACGCGCGCTTCATCTACAAgttcctcgcctcgacgcagcTTCTGCCCCAATATTCggacgattccgccgccgcggccgcgccCGAACCGTTCAAGCGCTTGATCACGCAGGGCATGGTCCATGGCAAGACGTAcatcaacgccgacgacggcaagttCCTTCGgcccgacgaggtcgacctcTCGGATCCGTCGACGCCCAGAGTCGTCGCCACGGGCGCGCCGGCCACGGTCGCGTACGAGAAAATGTCCAAGTCGAAGCACAACGGCGTGGACCCGTCCGAGTTCATCTCCAAGTACGGCGCAGACCCCACCAGGGCTCACATGCTGTTCCAGGCGCCGGTCGGGGACACGCTCAACTGGGATGACTCCAAGATCGCCGGCGTCACGCGCTGGCTCCAGAGGCTGCACGACCaggtggcggcggtggcgagctcGCCCGGGTCgaccgaggccaaggcctacctcgaggccaaggcggaggaggcgagcTCGATGGAGGGGGAGCAGCTCCGCCGGTGGGATGCCGAAGTGGGCTTGTGGAGGGACGTGCAGCGGACGATTCGCTCCGTGACGGGCTCGTACGATGCCATCTACTCCCTGAACACGGTCGTCTCGGACCTCATGAGCCTCACCAACGCGCTGGTCCAGcacggcgaggcgggcgacgtCATCAAGCGGCaagccgccggcgtcctcgtcaccctctTGGCGCCCATCACGCCGGCGTTTGCCGAGGAGTGCTGGAGCCTGCTGCGCCCGTCGACGGGATCCATCTtcgcgacggcctcgttccccgtcgaggacggcacgCTGTCGACGGGCCTACTGCAGCCCCGGCAGCGCTCGTGCGCCGTGCAGGTCAACGGCAAGAtgcgggccgtcgtcgagctcccgccgacgccccccgggctcgagggcgacgcgcTGCGCGACTGGATGACGGCCGCCATTCTCGAGACGGACGTGGGCAAGGAGAGATTCAGCGAAGGGGGGCGCTACGACCTGAGCAAGGCCAAGAGAGCGATCCCGGTGCGGGGAGGCAAGGTGATGAACTTTGTCATGCCAGAAGTAGATTCATAG